DNA from Apium graveolens cultivar Ventura unplaced genomic scaffold, ASM990537v1 ctg7140, whole genome shotgun sequence:
cttttggagacaatagaaaaggtttcacaatgggatatggcaaattaatttctggaaatgttgtcattgaagatgtagcactggtagctggtaaGGATTCAAGGTCTCATGTGAAAGTTAAGTCTGCACACCTCAAAATTAATATAGGCTTGATTTAAAATCtaaataaatcttttataaatttaacttTAAATTTTCTTTACCCAATTAACCTTTTATTTTCTATTATTACTAGCTAGTATCTCATAGATTACTTTAATATTTATCAAGTTTTAACTTATTTTTTAATACAGAGTTTCTACTAGAAAGAAATAAATTGTGGAAGATAATAAAATAGAATATGTTATTGGTTTGATAAGATTTGAaccatatatttttatttgtatcTTTAAagttattaatattaaaattaaattattttatgttGTAGGCAATATTCAAACTAtgatttcaaaataaaagtaatttTTCAAATGTTTATAGGAATCATGGTTTTTGTTAATCAACTACATATAAACAACTAGCCAAATGTATACATATTCATAAAATAAGGTGTATCATTctattataattaataaataatagaAGAAAAAAGGAgaatatttattaataatatgAAGAGAATCTTAAAAGTACCAATTCATGTCCAAAAAGTAACTTAATATCaacacacactcacacacatATTGAGACAGACACACATTAAGCACATTCATGTTCATATCCACACACTCACAATTTACATTAATATCCATATTTATATCTTTATCTGTATCATCAATCTTAGTTTCAAACAAAAATCTCTACCACCTACCTCTCTTATCTCTATAGCCTTTTTCATCACAACCACCTCCTTATTTACATTGTGAAGCAATCTAATCAATTTCATCTCTCTTGGCACATAGGCCTTTTTCATCACAACCACCTCCTTATTTACATTGTGAAGCAATCTAATCAATTTCATCTCTCTTGGCACAAACATACAGTCATAAATTGTATATTTTCAGGTAAATTTACTCTATCACATGTAGATCTGCTCTAACAAATACATGTGATAAAAAATAGGTAGATTTGGTAAACAAACAAGTCCTTAGATATATACATGAGAGTATGTTTTTATCTTTGATTATATAGCACCTTCAATCAAACTTCTAATAACAAGGTGACTTCAATTTAAGAAACCCCCTTTCTTTATAGTTCTTTCACAAGTATCCAGAAACTCTATCACAAGTAAATTCCCTAAAAACAAGTAGATTTATTAATTTCAATAATAATTGGTAattactatttttttaattttgcaTTACATGGATTAGTAATTTGTGTAAATATAAAGATCGTGATAGTTTAGTTTGATTTTTTTCCCTATATCAACAATTTTAATAGCAACCACCACCATTGTTAAGGAAAACATCCTTATTGTAAGCAAAGACCCCACTTAATCCTTCTATCTGATCCCTTTACAAGTAGATCTGGGAAACATATAGATCCAATATATTGCGAAAAATGTTCATAATTAATTGGTTATATTTTGTGCTATATAGATTGGTAATTTGTGTAATTATAATCAGTAATGGTTAAGTTTGATTTTTGTTATAatttgtgtgtgtgtatatatgtgtgtgtttataTGCTAATTAATATGTATGCACTAATTCCCAATAATTCTCAGGATCGAAATGGAGTCCACCTCATCTAACTTGAAAAGGATGCATAGGGAGGAGGGTAGGGAGGCCAAATGTCCTAAAAGGACAAAACAATTATCAAAATTTGAGCAAATAAAGCAAAAATACAATTTTGAAGCCGCTCTAGCCGATTTGATTGTAAGTATGAATCTCTAGATCTAAATACTTGTGGTGATATTTTGTTATTACAATCTAATTTATGATTAATCATTTATAAACTTTTTTTTATAATAATCTAATCTATAATTAATCATTTGTAAACTTTTAACATGTCAGGATAATTCATTGCAAGCTTCATGGTCAGATCACAATAACTTCAGACAAATTAGGTATGGAAAACCCTTTGATGTGATTGTTTATATATTTTGATCTTGTGCCTCTACTGTATCTCAATGATTAGCTACATAAGACTCAATCAATCTAAAGAGGTGATTAGGTCGTATCATTGTTAAAAAAAAGTAGCATATGTGTATCTTTTAAATCCCTCTGCACCCCTCATTTCTTTAAATagtttatatataatttttaagttatagaactatatgttatatgcaccttaaaaCATGTGTTGGACATAATTGAGGTGACGAAGGAGTACTAATTAAACACCTAATGTttgttttcatcaatttttaactTGCTTATTCAAATTTTTTGAAGATCTATATATAGTTTGCATTTCAATGGTGGTTTAAGTGAACCCAGATTTGATAGGTTTAAGTGGTTTAAATATCACCTAAACATATATTATACTCCATGGTGACCTAAATTTTATTTGCAGTATTGACATCAACAAAGATATTATCTCTATTTTTCACAATGGAACCAGCATAGATTCTAGCCAGGAGACCTCTATTGTGCAGTGGTAAGATgttgatatgtatatatatatatatatgcaaatgTTTCTATTTGGTATAATATCTGAGTGGACACATGCAAAAGGTTTggtctataattttatttatagtatAGCAGTTGCACATGTACCTTTCAAGGGATTTCTGGTTAACATTGACTGCAGAATGTTCTATATGTCGTACTCTTTTGATACCTAATTTTTTATCTTCTACTAATTTCAGGGGCCTAAGTGCCTCTCGAGAGCAGGAACTTAACCAACAATCAGTAGGGGACAGTGATCTGTACTTGACGGTCAGCTAttcattttttatattttcattttaataaCATTTCGGGTGTATTGACAATTTCTTTGATAAGTGCAGCCTTTATTTGGCAAGTTTGGATATGGAGTAGCTGTTTCCTCTATGCATTTAGGGAGGTAAGCAACTGGAAATTCAGTTTATTGCTCTTTGTGCCTATTGTCATATCTGTATATTTCGGCAACAAAATTCTATATATTGACACTGCAAGAAAAAAAGACTAAATTCGACAGGAAAATCTTGATTAGGTTTTAAAATTTGTCTGTTACCTATCTGCTTCTAATTAGGCGTGCCAGAATATGCTCAAACACAAAGGCCTCTGGGGAAATATGTATCATTGATATCGAAAGTGATGGCTCCCTACAAGATTCAAGTGGAGCTCTGATAAAGATGGTAATATCACCCGATTTATGAATTTAATCTTTATGATGTTTAATTTTATGTTTTTTCTAGCTAGTTACACACTCTCAACTTCAATTGACTTGCCATAAAAAATTTAGACTGAGGGTGGAATGCCAAGCACCTCAGAAGAGGATCTGATAGAATCATTCAGGGGAAGATTTACAAAGGTAACTGCTGCAGTTTGCGTATATATGTAAATAAGCACCTCCAAATATCTCCTCCATACTAACACTAAACTGACAGGTGCAAATTTTTGATCTTCATATGGGAGGTGTAGGGTTACATAAACTCCTGTGCAGACTTAAGGATATCTATTTCCCTTACATCCAGGTTACTTTCTTGCTACTATACATATTTATTCAGAAAAAATAATAAAGAGCTAGTAGATCTACCTAGCTTTTTATGCTTACATATGTTGAGTTACCACTGGACAGATTGATAAAACATGTGCTCTTAGGGTCAAGCCAGTTGAGTTTCAGGTACAAACCTATTAATCTTATTGCAACATTTTAACATTATATTTGTTGGAGATCTATAATTTAAATCTTTTGAAACCATTTAGCATTTATTGGATTATAATTCCTTATTGTTCTCCAGGTGAATGGCCAAAATTTAGCTTATATAGATGGTGGAAAGgtttccatcactaacttgcacGCCTGCAGTGGCCCAGAATTCAAATTGCAGCTTTGCTTATCATCCATTCCAGAAGTTGCTGGTAACTATTTCTTGTGTTCAAGTGTAGCCTACAGTCTTACTAGgttttagaaattaaaatattGTAATTGCTAGCAAGTGCAAATATGACATTTAGTAATTAAGAATGTTGGTTGTTCAGGATCACCATCATGCACATCTAGGAAAGGAAATGCAAGAATGACATTTGTATACTTTCCAATAATCCAGGTAGATATGTATATACTTATGAAATCCTAGTGTTTAGTTGTATCTCATGtttatatagtaagttatctCATTTTAAATTCGTTATCATCAATATTTATTAACCTACTGTTAAAAGAACAATTAAAGGTTATTCATTTGTagaataatatttgaaattttattaaagaGTGGATATGgatcattaaaaataaaatccGGTCCGAAAAaaaattagccctcctatttgcatatccactagtagtcaacatgactgataatttcctaaaacatctaagaattacaacttgaatccagagaatgaaatgtgctacaatactaaacttattgctaagtaaagctactccttcaacggatagccaagatggtcttatccgttgaggctacaaatactagatttctacttaagtgttttgtaacttatcatcaaactaatacacatattcctaacacaacATCTCAAAACTTTAGAAATTATACTAGAACATTACCCGTGTCTCCCACGGGTTTTCATACTAGTTATTCCCTCTGTTCCTTTGAGTTATTAACATTTGAAATGAAGTGttcgacacacattttaaggCTTATCTAGTATAGTTGTataacttattttgattttttttcttttgaataaaaattttaaacatttaatatttattcaaaagtttttttttaaaaataacttaTGTAACATAGTAATTTCAAATGTTAACAAATTAAAAGGAAGATGGAGGGAATCTATACTTATTATGATAAGCGAAACATTAAAATTTTGGTAATTGGTCGGttggtacttgctgaaattaccGAATTACCCTTAccattaaattttataaaattaattttctttTTTCAATTTAGATCAAACTATCACATATCCCCCTACCGTAGTAGAATTCATCCGGCTTTTGAATAGAAAACTGTCTCTAAAAGCCTCTCTCTAAGATACTCATTACTCAAGGAGTCAAGGTCCATACAAGATAATCGTTCTCCTTTTCTTTCAGTTACTATAAAACATATGCTTGCCCTGATATT
Protein-coding regions in this window:
- the LOC141703872 gene encoding structural maintenance of chromosomes flexible hinge domain-containing protein GMI1-like; the encoded protein is MESTSSNLKRMHREEGREAKCPKRTKQLSKFEQIKQKYNFEAALADLIDNSLQASWSDHNNFRQISIDINKDIISIFHNGTSIDSSQETSIVQWGLSASREQELNQQSVGDSDLYLTPLFGKFGYGVAVSSMHLGRRARICSNTKASGEICIIDIESDGSLQDSSGALIKMTEGGMPSTSEEDLIESFRGRFTKVQIFDLHMGGVGLHKLLCRLKDIYFPYIQIDKTCALRVKPVEFQVNGQNLAYIDGGKVSITNLHACSGPEFKLQLCLSSIPEVAGSPSCTSRKGNARMTFVYFPIIQ